Proteins from a genomic interval of Danio rerio strain Tuebingen ecotype United States chromosome 4, GRCz12tu, whole genome shotgun sequence:
- the si:ch211-22k7.9 gene encoding FISNA and NACHT domain-containing protein, whose product MKNKYERLFEGVNHGDTQTLLNRIYTQLYIIEGESEGVNEEHEVLQMEKRARTKPSQHTPVYCNDIFKASAGAGHEEKIKQEKAQIKTVLTKGIAGIGKTVSVQKFILDWAEGKANQDVDFMFVLPFRELNLIRDHQYSLHRLLLDFHPELEDLEPKIYEQCRVVFIFDGLDESRITLNFSDEEKVCAVTESSSDEKKVCAVTESSSVAVLMWSLLKGDLLPSALIWITSRPAAAHQIPSRYINRLTEIQGFTEPQKEEYFRKRISDEHQDSRIISHIRRARSLQIMCHIPVFCWISSTVLQKLLEEDVSAEIPQTLTEMYIHFLLIQINMRKQKYEERDPEKLRQANRGVILKLAEVAFRQLMKGNVMFYEEDLIESGIDVTDASVYSGICTEIFKEESVIHQRKVYSFIHLSFQEFLAAFFVFCCHLTENREPLRGIYDSEYSYDQYLQSSSEKSLYNLLSSAVDKAVRSSNGHLDLFLRFLLGVSLESNQRLFQDLLTHTEESSENIREITQYIKDKIKTDDELSGKRPIRLFQKTKNLSAERSINLFLCLLEVKDQTLAREIQEFVKSDKHSEEELSPAHCSTISYMIEMSEEPLDELDFNKFNTSAEGRRRLTAAVRNCRRAL is encoded by the coding sequence atgaagaacaagtatgagagattatttgagggaGTCAACCATGGAGACactcaaaccctcctgaacaggatctacacacagctctacatcatagaaggagagagtgaaggagtgaatgaagaacatgaggttttacagatggagaaaagagccagaacaaaaccctcacaacacactccagtctactgcaatgacatctttaaagcctcagctggagcaggacatgaggagaagatcaagcaggagaaagcccagatcaagactgttctcactaaaggcatcgctggaatcgggaaaaccgtctctgtgcagaagttcattctggactgggccgagggaaaagccaaccaggatgtagatttcatgtttgtgcttccatttcgagagctgaacttgatcagagatcatcagtacagtcttcacagacttctgctggactttcatcctgaacttgaagatctggagcccaagatttatgagcagtgtagagttgtgttcatctttgatggtctggatgaaagcagaatcacgctgaacttttcagatgaggagaaagtttgtgctgtgactgaaTCTTCATCAGATGAGAAGaaagtttgtgctgtgactgaatcttcatcagtggctgtgttgatgtggagcctcctgaaaggagatctgcttccctctgctctcatctggatcacctccagaccagcagcagcccatcagatcccctccagatacatcaaccgtctgacagaaattcagggattcactgagcctcagaaggaggaatatttcaggaagagaatcagcgacgagcatcaagacagcagaatcatctcccacatcagaagagcaagaagcctccagatcatgtgccacatacccgtcttctgctggatctcctccactgtgcttcagaagctcctggaagaagatgtgagtgcagaaatccctcaaactctgactgagatgtacatccacttcctgctgattcagatcaacatgaggaagcagaagtatgaagagagagatccagagaaactccGGCAGGCCAACAGAGGAGTGAtcctcaaacttgctgaagtggctttcagacagctgatgaagggcaatgtgatgttctatgaggaggacctgattgagagtGGCATAGACGTCACTGATGCCTCGGTGTATTCTGggatctgcactgagatcttcaaggaggaatctgtgattcatcagaggaaagtctacagcttcatccatctcagctttcaggagtttctggctgctttctttgtgttttgctgccatttaacagagaacagagaaccgCTGAGGGGGATTTATGACAGTGAATATTCATATGATCAATATCTACAGTCCAGCTCTGAGAAGTCTCTGTATAATCTGCTCAGTTCAGCAGTAGATAAAGCTGTCAGGAGTAGTaatggtcatctggatctgttcctgcggttcctgctgggcgtctcactggagtccaatcagagactcttccaggatctgctgacacacacagaggagagctCAGAGAACATCAGAGAAAtcacacagtacattaaagacAAGATCAAGACAGATGATGAACTCTCAGGTAAAAGACCCATCAGACTGTTTCAGAAGACGAAAAATCTCTcagctgaaagatccatcaatctgttcctctgtctgctggaggtgaaagatcagactctggccagagagattcaggagtttgtgaaatcagacaaacactcagaggaggaactctctcctgctcactgctcaacaatctcCTACATGATTGAGATGTCAGAGGAGCCGCTGGATGAGTTAGACTTTAATAAATTCAACACATCAGCTGAGGGAAGACGGAGACTGACAGCAGCtgtgagaaactgcagaagagctcTGTGA